Proteins found in one Oncorhynchus keta strain PuntledgeMale-10-30-2019 chromosome 2, Oket_V2, whole genome shotgun sequence genomic segment:
- the LOC118377958 gene encoding proteasome subunit alpha type-1-like produces the protein MFRNQYDNDVTVWSPQGRIHQIEYAMEAVKQGSATVGLKSRSHAVLVALKRAQSELAAHQKKILHVDSHIGISIAGLTADARLLCNFMRQECLDSRFVFDRPLPVSRLVTLIGSKTQIPTQRYGRRPYGVGLLIAGYDDMGPHIFQTCPSANYFDCKAMSIGARSQSARTYLERHMDTFLDCELNDLVQHGLRGLRETLPAEQDLTTKNVSVGIVGKDMEFTIYDDGDVASFLEGLEERPQRRVAQPDDEVVAEKPEEPMEL, from the exons ATG TTCCGCAACCAGTACGACAATGATGTCACAGTTTGGAGTCCACAG GGGCGTATTCATCAGATTGAATATGCTATGGAAGCAGTGAAACAAGGATCTGCCACAGTGGGTCTGAAATCTCGCAGTCATGCTGTGCTTGTGGCTCTGAAG AGAGCTCAGTCCGAGTTGGCTGCCCATCAGAAGAAAATTCTACATGTCGACAGCCATATTGGCATCTCCATTGCTGGCCTCACTGCTGATGCAAGGCTACTCTG CAACTTTATGCGTCAGGAGTGCCTGGACTCCAGGTTTGTGTTTGATCGGCCTCTCCCTGTGTCCCGCTTGGTCACACTAATTGGAAGCA AAACCCAGATCCCTACACAGAGATATGGAAGAAGGCCTTATGGTGTGGGGTTACTCATCGCAGGATATGAT GATATGGGGCCACACATTTTCCAGACCTGCCCCTCTGCCAACTACTTTGATTGCAAGGCCATGTCCATAGGGGCCCGCTCCCAGTCTGCACGTACCTACCTGGAAAGACATATGGACACTTTTCTCGACT GTGAACTGAATGACCTGGTTCAACATGGCCTCCGGGGACTGAGAGAAACTCTACCTGCAGAACAAGATCTTACCACAAAG AATGTGTCCGTTGGGATTGTTGGCAAGGACATGGAGTTCACCATCTACGATGATGGCGATGTGGCATCATTCCTTGAAGGCCTTGAGGAGAGGCCACAGAGAAGG GTTGCCCAGCCAGACGACGAGGTGGTAGCAGAGAAGCCAGAAGAGCCCATGGAGCTCTGA
- the LOC118377956 gene encoding coatomer subunit beta, giving the protein MTAAENVCYTLINVPNDTEPPSEVSLKADLEKGEIKAKTDALKKVIIMILNGEKLPGLLMTIIRFVLPLQDHTIKKLLLVFWEIVPKTTPDGKLLQEMILVCDAYRKDLQHPNEFIRGSTLRFLCKLKESELLEPLMPAIRACLEHRHSYVRRNAVLAIYTIYRNFENLIPDAPELIHDFLVNEKDASCKRNAFMMLIHADQDRALDYLSTCIDQVHTFGDILQLVIVELIYKVCHANPSERARFIRCIYNLLQSSSPAVKYEAAGTLVTLSSAPTAIKAAAQCYIDLIIKESDNNVKLIVLDRLIELKEHPTHERVLQDLVMDILRVLSTPDLEVRKKTLQLALDLVSSRNVEELVIVLKKEVIKTNNVTEHEDTDKFRQLLVRTLHSCSVRFPDMAANVIPVLMEFLSDTNEAAAADVLEFVREAIQRFDNLRPLIIEKMLEVFHTIKTVKIYRGALWILGEYCSTKEDIQSVMTEVRRSLGEIPIVENEIKKEAGEGKPEEEVSAAPAAKLVTEMGTYVTQSALSSSRPSKKEEDRPPLRGFLMDGDFYVAASLATTLTKVALRYVAIVQDKKRQNSFVAESMLIMATILHLGKSSLPKKPITDDDVDRISLCLKVLSECSPLMNDIFNKECRKSLSHMLTVRLEEEKLSQKKESEKRNVLVQADDPISFMQLTAKNETSSKEDQFQLSLLAAMGTTLKKEANDPMASKLNKVTQLTGFSDPVYAEAYVHVNQYDIVLDVLVVNQTNDTLQNCTLELATLGDLKLVEKPSPLTLAPHDFANIKANVKVASTENGIIFGNIVYDVSGAASDRNCVVLSDIHIDIMDYIQPASCTDAEFRQMWAEFEWENKVTVNTNIADLNEYLHHILSSTNMKCLTPEKALSGFCGFMAANLYARSIFGEDALANVSIEKPIHLGPDAPVNGHIRIRAKSQGMALSLGDKINLSQKKTSA; this is encoded by the exons ATGACAGCCGCAGAGAATGTTTGTTACACTTTGATCAATGTTCCAAATGACACCGAACCTCCATCGGAAGTCAGTCTCAAAGCAGATTTAG AAAAAGGAGAGATCAAGGCAAAGACAGACGCCCTGAAGAAGGTAATCATCATGATACTGAATGGAGAGAAGCTGCCAGGCCTACTGATGACCATCATCCGATTTGTCCTCCCACTTCAAGACCACACCATTAAAAAGCTTCTGCTAGTCTTCTGGGAGATTGTCCCCAAGACGACTCCAGATGGCAAGCTACTTCAGGAGATGATCCTGGTCTGTGACGCCTACAGAAAG GACTTGCAGCACCCCAATGAGTTCATCCGTGGATCCACCTTACGCTTCCTGTGCAAGTTGAAGGAGTCTGAGCTGCTGGAGCCCCTCATGCCCGCCATCCGCGCCTGCCTGGAGCACCGCCACAGCTACGTTCGCCGCAATGCTGTACTGGCCATCTACACAATCTACAG GAACTTTGAAAATCTCATCCCAGATGCCCCTGAGTTGATCCATGATTTCCTTGTGAATGAAAAAGATGCCAGCTGCAAGAGAAATGCTTTCATGATGCTCATTCACGCAGACCAG GACAGAGCTCTGGATTACCTCAGCACCTGCATTGATCAAGTGCATACATTTGGAGATATTCTCCAGTTGGTCATTGTGGAACTAATTTACAAG GTGTGCCACGCTAACCCTTCTGAGCGTGCCCGCTTCATCCGCTGCATCTACAACCTGTTGCAGTCCTCCAGCCCAGCCGTCAAGTACGAGGCAGCTGGCACTCTTGTCACGCTGTCCAGCGCACCCACTGCCATCAAG GCTGCTGCCCAGTGCTACATCGACCTGATCATCAAGGAGAGTGACAACAACGTGAAGCTGATCGTCCTGGATCGTCTGATAGAGCTGAAGGAGCATCCCACTCATGAACGTGTTCTCCAG GACCTGGTGATGGACATTCTTCGTGTTTTGAGCACGCCTGACCTCGAGGTCCGGAAGAAGACCCTGCAGCTGGCCTTGGACCTAGTTTCATCCCGAAACGTAGAGGAG TTGGTGATAGTTCTGAAGAAGGAGGTGATTAAGACCAACAATGTGACGGAGCATGAGGACACTGATAAATTCAGGCAGCTGCTGGTGCGCACCCTCCACTCATGCAGTGTACGCTTCCCTGACATGGCGGCCAATGTCATTCCTGTG CTGATGGAGTTCCTGAGTGACACTAATGAGGCAGCGGCGGCTGATGTGTTGGAGTTTGTGAGGGAAGCCATTCAGAGGTTTGACAACCTGAGGCCCCTCATCATCGAGAAGATGCTGGAAGTCTTCCACACCATCAAGACTGTCAA GATCTACAGAGGAGCACTTTGGATCCTGGGAGAATACTGCAGCACTAAAGAGGACATTCAGAGTGTGATGACAGAAGTGCGCAGGTCGCTTGgcgag ATCCCCATAGTAGAGAACGAGATCAAGAAAGAGGCTGGGGAGGGGAAGCCGGAAGAAGAGGTGAGTGCAGCACCAGCAGCCAAACTGGTGACAGAGATGGGCACCTACGTCACACAGAGCGCCCTCAGCTCCTCCCGACCCTCAAAGAAGGAAGAGGACAG GCCTCCTCTCAGGGGCTTCTTGATGGACGGAGACTTCTATGTGGCAGCCTCCCTGGCCACAACCCTGACCAAAGTGGCCCTGCGATATGTCGCCATCGTTCAAGATAAAAAGAGACAGAAT TCCTTTGTGGCTGAGTCTATGCTGATCATGGCCACTATCCTCCACTTGGGCAAGTCCTCTCTGCCCAAGAAGCCCATCACAGATGACGATGTGGACCGCATCTCGCTGTGCCTCAAGGTGCTGTCCGAGTGTTCGCCCCTCATGAATGACATCTTTAACAAGGAGTGCCGCAAGTCCCTGTCTCACATGCTCACTGTCAGGCTGGAGGAGGAGAAGCTATCTCAGAAG AAAGAGTCAGAGAAACGGAACGTGCTGGTGCAGGCAGATGACCCCATTTCCTTTATGCAACTGACGGCCAAGAACGAGACGTCCTCCAAGGAGGACCAGTTCCAGCTCAGTTTACTGGCTGCCATGGGAACCACTCTTAAGAAGGAGGCTAATGACCCCATGGCCTCCAAACTCAACAAG GTTACCCAGCTGACTGGTTTCTCAGACCCAGTCTATGCTGAGGCCTATGTCCATGTCAACCAGTATGACATTGTGTTGGATGTGCTGGTCGTCAACCAAACCAACGACACCCTTCAGAATTGCACCCTGGAGCTGGCAACATTGG GTGACCTCAAGCTGGTTGAGAAgccttctcctctcactctggcACCCCATGACTTTGCCAACATCAAGGCTAACGTCAAAGTGGCGTCCACAGAGAATGGCATCATATTTGGCAACATAG tgtatGACGTATCAGGAGCTGCCAGCGACAGGAACTGCGTGGTCCTCAGTGACATCCACATTGACATCATGGACTACATCCAGCCAGCCTCGTGCACAGACGCAGAATTCAGACAGATGTGGGCTGAGTTTGAGTGGGAGAATAAG GTGACGGTGAACACCAACATTGCAGACCTGAACGAGTACCTCCACCACATCCTTAGCTCCACCAACATGAAGTGCCTGACCCCAGAGAAG GCACTTTCTGGATTCTGTGGCTTCATGGCTGCCAACCTGTATGCCCGCTCCATCTTCGGTGAAGACGCCCTGGCCAACGTCAGCATTGAGAAGCCCATCCACCTGGGTCCTGATGCCCCTGTCAACGGACACATCCGCATCCGGGCCAAGAGCCAG ggcATGGCATTGAGTCTGGGTGACAAGATCAACCTTTCCCAGAAAAAAACATCTGCATAA